One region of Nothobranchius furzeri strain GRZ-AD chromosome 16, NfurGRZ-RIMD1, whole genome shotgun sequence genomic DNA includes:
- the ghitm gene encoding growth hormone-inducible transmembrane protein: MLVARLTCLRTLPLLGLRSALSQGSSALRAPTLKACPTLITPQQGFASKARFGFRRVKTAREQLKEAAFEPATDTAIKIDSMGRMILAGGAALGLGALCYYGLGMSNEIGAVEKSMIWPQYVKDRIHSTYMYFAGSVGLTALSAVAVSRTPVLMGLMMRGSWLAIGATFAAMIGAGMLVRSISYEHSPVPKHLAWMLHAGVMGAVIAPLTLLGGPLMIRAAWYTAGIVGGLSTVAMCAPSEKFLNMGGPLAVGFGVVFASSIGSMFLPPTSAFGAGLYSVAIYGGLVLFSMFLLYDTQKVIKKAETHPMYGVQKFDPINACMGIYMDTLNIFVRLVMILAGGGGSKRK; this comes from the exons ATGCTAGTGGCGAGGCTGACATGTCTCAGGACGCTCCCGCTCCTCGGGCTCCGCTCTGCTCTGTCTCAGGGCTCTTCAGCCCTCAGAGCTCCCACCCTCAAGGCCTGTCCAACGCTGATCACACCCCAGCAG GGCTTCGCCTCCAAAGCCAGGTTTGGTTTCCGCCGTGTGAAGACCGCCAGAGAGCAACTGAAAGAAGCAGCTTTTGAACCTGCAACAGATACAGCCATCAAAA TTGACAGCATGGGAAGAATGATTCTGGCTGGAGGTGCAGCATTGGGCCTTGGAGCTTTGTGCTACTATGGACTCGGCATGTCTAATGAAATTGGTGCCGTTGAGAAATCGAT GATCTGGCCTCAGTATGTGAAGGACAGGATCCACTCCACCTACATGTACTTTGCAGGCAGCGTTGGACTGACTGCTCTGTCGGCTGTAGCTGTGAGCAGAACACCGGTGCTCATggggttgatgatgagaggatcCTGGCTG GCCATTGGAGCAACTTTTGCAGCAATGATTGGAGCAGGAATGTTGGTTCGGTCCATCTCATACGAGCACAGCCCGGTGCCAAAACATCTCGCTTGGATGCTTCATGCAG GTGTGATGGGTGCGGTCATTGCTCCACTGACTCTCCTGGGAGGACCTCTGATGATAAGGGCTGCCTGGTACACAGCAGGCATTGTGGGAGGCCTTTCTACAGTGGCCATGTGTGCGCCAAGTGAAAAGTTCCTTAACATGGGAGGACCATTGGCTGTCGGCTTTGGAGTAGTGTTTGCTTCCTCTATTG GGTCGATGTTCCTTCCACCCACCTCAGCATTCGGAGCAGGCCTCTACTCCGTCGCCATCTATGGAGGTCTAGTTCTGTTTAGCATGTTCCTCCTCTATGATACACAGAAGGTCATAAAGAAGGCTGAGACACACCCGATGTATGGCGTGCAGAAATTTGACCCCATCAATGC CTGCATGGGCATTTACATGGACACCCTGAACATCTTCGTGAGGCTGGTGATGATTCTGGCTGGTGGAGGCGGCAGCAAAAGGAAGTAA